Genomic window (Musa acuminata AAA Group cultivar baxijiao chromosome BXJ1-9, Cavendish_Baxijiao_AAA, whole genome shotgun sequence):
CATGATCCACAAACCAAGAATTCTTCTTACTTCACATAGTCAGTATCATGTTTATTTTGATAAAAGAGCCTGAATCAAAGTGCCAATAACATTATATTgaatagaaaaggaaaaaagaccAAAATAATTAATCTTCTGAAAAGAATTAGATAGCTGAAACTGAAATATCACCTCAATAAAGGCTTTTGGGTTCGGACAACCTTGATGCTGTGACAATTTCAATGTACATTCTGCAGCAGTACGACCATCTCGAAGAGATACAGCTTTAAAGAACTCCAACAAATTAGCACGGTCACTTTTAGAGAGTTCAACAGTCATTCCTACATCCAAGAAAATGACATGGGGCTTGGGTCTAAAGATCTTCTTCCTCGACCTCTTGGTGTGTGGTACCCGCACAAGGATATTTCCAGGGTGCATATCCGCATGAATAAAATTGTCAACctaaaacaagaaaaaagaagaattttGGACTATTGAAATTTTACTAATAAAGTTAATGGACAAAAGCTGCAAATGCAATGTCAGACATCAGCATTCAACTTACACAtggacaaaaaaaaatcatataaatgaGCTTGGAATAAAGTTGTGTCCATAGTTTGACTAATGTTCTCTTCAAAATTGTACATTTATGACCATGCAAAATGCACAAGAAACAGATAAAGCAACTACAAGATCCTGGTGCTTTGATTCAGATCCATACACGTAACAACAAGGAAGCATGATATAGTACTAGCACTTGGAAATGTAAAAACAATTTTTCATATTATCATACAATATGAGAATACAATAACTAATAGGCTATAAACTTACCAGAAGCATCTTCAGGAGTGCATGTGTACCAATGTGTGCCAAATCTCTTTTAATCTGAGTATTTCCTTCAAGCTCATCAATATAGCGTGAAACACTTTCTCCTTGTTCAAATGTCTCCACAAGAACAGAAGGATGCACAAGTGGATATAAAGGCCTAGGAAAAGACACATCTCTCCATCTGCGGAAATTGTAGATAAACCGGCTTAAGTGAGCAGCTTCCCGAGAAAGATCAACTTGAGACATCATAAAAACTGCAAATTGCCGTACACTTTCATCCAGCCTCAACCAGCTTAAACCAGGAGTTAGGCTTGAAATTCTGGCTACAAGATTGATTATCATAAAATCCCTCCTTATTGAATCACCCACACCAGGATGCCTAACCTTCACAGCAACTTCAATGGGTTTCTTCAACTGTTGACCTGGATAGGCAAACCTCAAAGAAGCTCGATGAACTTGTGCAATGCTTCCTGATGCTACTGGTTTTTCCTCAAAGTACTCAAAAATTTCAGAAAGTTTCCGACCAAACGCCTTCTCGATGGTGGTTTTGCTGTACGCAAAACTATGAGCAGGTGCTTTTGTATGAAGTTTTGTAAGCTCAAGGCATAGATCTTTCGGAAAGAGGTCTGGGCGTGTTGCTGCCCACTGACCCCATTTTATGAATGCAGGACCAGCTCTCTCCAGAGTGCGATGGACAACCCGAAGCCATCTTTTCCTGAATTCAAGTCCGAAACTGTCCGCAAAGGGTGCTAACAAGATAGCTGGCAAAAATAAGATCGACAAGTACGCTGCTCGCAATACCAAAATAAAACCCTCTATGATAGAGAAAATTACTGAAGAGAAGTAAAGGCTGCGAGCTTCTGCTTGCATAAGAAGACCATTTCTTGAACTATAGAAATTGCCATCTGCCCATGCCTTCTGAGCCCATGCCAACTCCCCAACACTAAATGCAAGAACACCAGGAACTACTTGAAACCGAGTGAAAGACAAG
Coding sequences:
- the LOC135592955 gene encoding ABC1 family protein YPL109C, mitochondrial-like, whose translation is MFRILAFHGRLLISQENKKAGYFFQSNQRIDFLASRSHGSLRKKGLPFLLFRVFSQFRFPVGGNNVLGRHKGMGHVNRSSSSYTKSLYTMSRSNYSATHHAKLAWERLGLICSYDGPALSMISKLACAVSLSFTRFQVVPGVLAFSVGELAWAQKAWADGNFYSSRNGLLMQAEARSLYFSSVIFSIIEGFILVLRAAYLSILFLPAILLAPFADSFGLEFRKRWLRVVHRTLERAGPAFIKWGQWAATRPDLFPKDLCLELTKLHTKAPAHSFAYSKTTIEKAFGRKLSEIFEYFEEKPVASGSIAQVHRASLRFAYPGQQLKKPIEVAVKVRHPGVGDSIRRDFMIINLVARISSLTPGLSWLRLDESVRQFAVFMMSQVDLSREAAHLSRFIYNFRRWRDVSFPRPLYPLVHPSVLVETFEQGESVSRYIDELEGNTQIKRDLAHIGTHALLKMLLVDNFIHADMHPGNILVRVPHTKRSRKKIFRPKPHVIFLDVGMTVELSKSDRANLLEFFKAVSLRDGRTAAECTLKLSQHQGCPNPKAFIEELERTFTFWGTREGDIFHPVECMHQLLEQVRRHRVNVDGNVCTVLVTILVLEGWQRKLDPDFDIMNTLKTLLLKEDWAQPIDYYFS